A window of Plasmodium malariae genome assembly, chromosome: 12 genomic DNA:
gcgtATGTATGTAACAATACGCGTATATTTTTGCGTATGTACAATCTTCTTTTCGAACTGAGTGAAAATGAGTACTAGCAAACAAGCGTCGAAAGCTCTTGTAGATATTGAGAAGAAAGGGGGAGATAGCAAGTGTGATGACAAACAAGGgtcaaaattaaataagagagaacaaattattttaccattaacttttattttaattggtCTGAGTTCGTTAAATGTGTGGAATACAGCCTTAggattaaatattaattttaaatataacacaTATCAAATAACCGGTTTAGTATGTTCTTCTATAATAgctctttttattaacataccgaaaatattattaccatATATTTTAGGAATGCTAGCAATATTATGTGGAGGCTTTCAAATATCGCATcgattttttgaatataaagAATTTGACACGTATTGTTTAGTGGCTTTTATAGTAATAGGAATAATGGCAGGATTTGCACAAACAATTGCTTTTAGTATTGGAACAACTATGGAAGAAAATATGGGGGGCTATATGTCTGCAGGAATCGGTATATCGGGAGTTTTTATCTtcgttataaatatattgctTGATCTTATTGTTTCAGATACAAAAATACATGATATAAATGCAGCAAAGttattatatctatatattatatgtgaaGTATGTTTAGTACttgcaattattttttgtgtatgTAATTTAGAATTATCATCAACATCAACTAAAAAAgaggaggaaaaaaatgatgaaccAGGGTTATCATACATGGAATTAATTAAAGATAGTTATAAAGCAATTTTGGCTATGTTTTTAGTAAATTGGTTATCTCTACAATTATTTCCAGGAGTTGGGCATAAAAAATGGCAACAGCGTCATAAAATTACAGATTATTATGTAACTATCATTGTTGGTATGTTTCAAGTTTTTGATTTTGTAAGTAGGTATCCACCTAATTTAAGTCATATTAagatttttaaattttttactttttctttaaataaattattaatagcaAATGTTATTCGTATGCTTTTTATTCCATGGTTTGTTTTAAACGCAGCTGTGTCTAAACCATTTTTTGAAAGCATCATTCAACAGTGTATTTGTATGGCTTTACTTGCTTATACTAATGGATGGTTTAACACAATTCCATTTATAGTCTTTGTtcaagaattaaaaaaagcaaaaaaaaagaaagacaTTGAAACAATATCTACCTTCATGGTTATTGCTATGTTTGTTGGTTTGTTTATGGGTATATGGACgacttatatttataacctATTTCCACTTGTGCCAGAGAGTAAAGCAGAACTGTGAACACATGTTAGAAGGAGGAGGAAGAGGAATGATTTTGGACAATTACTATAAGGCGCAAATGTACAGAGCCGCAGATAAGCTTCTACAACGGGGAGAAAGGCGCAAAAAACTGGACAAGTATAAGTAGCTGCAGTTGTAAGGACAACAAAGCGAAACGAAGAATATAAAGTAAAGCAAAGCAGAATAAAGGgaagtaaaacaaaataaagagaaGTAAAGCGGAATAATGAGAAGTAAAGCGTagtaaagcaaaataaagagaaGTAAAGCGGAATAATGAGAAGTAAAGCGTagtaaagcaaaataaagagaaGTAAAGCGGAATAATGAGAAGTAAAGCGTAGTAAAGCAGAATAAAGAGAAGTAAAGCGGAATAATGAGAAGTAAAGCGTagtaaagcaaaataaagagaaataaaacaaaataaagaaaagtaaagcaaagcaaaataaaacaaagtaaaaccaagtaaaaaataatattaaaacaatttattttttattccattcTTTTGTGCGGAATATTGTCTGAGACTAAGTAGGTCTAC
This region includes:
- the NT1 gene encoding nucleoside transporter 1, putative, which encodes MSTSKQASKALVDIEKKGGDSKCDDKQGSKLNKREQIILPLTFILIGLSSLNVWNTALGLNINFKYNTYQITGLVCSSIIALFINIPKILLPYILGMLAILCGGFQISHRFFEYKEFDTYCLVAFIVIGIMAGFAQTIAFSIGTTMEENMGGYMSAGIGISGVFIFVINILLDLIVSDTKIHDINAAKLLYLYIICEVCLVLAIIFCVCNLELSSTSTKKEEEKNDEPGLSYMELIKDSYKAILAMFLVNWLSLQLFPGVGHKKWQQRHKITDYYVTIIVGMFQVFDFVSRYPPNLSHIKIFKFFTFSLNKLLIANVIRMLFIPWFVLNAAVSKPFFESIIQQCICMALLAYTNGWFNTIPFIVFVQELKKAKKKKDIETISTFMVIAMFVGLFMGIWTTYIYNLFPLVPESKAEL